A genomic region of Homalodisca vitripennis isolate AUS2020 chromosome 5, UT_GWSS_2.1, whole genome shotgun sequence contains the following coding sequences:
- the LOC124363782 gene encoding histidine-rich glycoprotein-like, which yields MGNQNEIIAIQQGTSEPRLYPEKVQEDEYTYPQAPIHKYLLTKHLPTKYLPTEQLPNKHLPNKHQPNKHLGTKHLPNKKLPNKNLPKKHLPNKNLTTEHLPKKHPPNKHLPKKNLDTKNLPNKHLPNKHPPSKHLPNKHLPKKKLPNKNLLNKHHPKMHLPNNHPPNKHLPNNHPPNKHLPKKKLPNKNLLNKHHPNMHLPNNHPPNKHLPNNHLPNKHLPKKHKHLGTKYLPNNNLPNKNLPNKLPPNKHLPNKHLGTKHLLHKNLPN from the exons ATGGGAAACCAAAACGAGATAATTGCTATTCAGCAGGGCACATCGGAACCGAGACTGTACCCAGAGAAGGTCCAGGAAGATGAGTA CACCTACCCACAAGCACCTATCCACAAGTACCTACTCACCAAACACCTACCCACCAAGTACCTACCCACCGAGCAACTACCCAACAAGCACCTACCCAACAAGCACCAACCCAACAAACACCTAGGCACCAAGCACCTACCCAACAAGAAACTACCCAACAAGAACCTACCCAAAAAGCACCTACCCAACAAGAACCTAACCACCGAGCACCTACCCAAAAAGCACCCACCCAACAAGCACCtacccaaaaaaaatttagacaCCAAGAACCTACCCAACAAGCACCTACCCAACAAGCACCCACCCAGCAAGCACCTACCCAACAAGCACCTACCCAAAAAGAAGCTACCTAACAAGAACCTGCTCAACAAGCACCATCCCAAAATGCACCTACCCAACAATCACCCACCCAACAAGCACCTGCCCAACAATCACCCACCCAACAAGCACCTACCCAAAAAGAAGCTACCTAACAAGAACCTGCTCAACAAGCACCATCCCAACATGCACCTACCCAACAATCACCCACCCAACAAGCACCTGCCCAACAATCACCTACCCAACAAGCACCTACCCAAAAAGCACAAACACCTAGGCACTAAGTACCTACCCAACAATAACCTACCCAACAAGAACTTACCCAACAAGCTCCCACCCAACAAGCACCTACCCAACAAACACCTAGGGACCAAGCACCTACTCCACAAGAACCTACCCAATTAG